Proteins encoded by one window of Dietzia sp. B32:
- a CDS encoding PD-(D/E)XK nuclease family protein, with product MTAAQVRPNALAAEVHRLRGTDPLGRITVLVPSFGAARDLVRALALSGGAVNVAVRTASQVISELSAPVLAPRAALPFQLLAAAVEKALDTDPGHLETVASEPVTGQAVAQACQRLGTVEPGSVIAETRLHSEVLRLADEAHAMTGAAYYTPFEAVSVALGRLDELGRIVLAAPLRGTQAERRLRAALEQRGISPLPGTGSDHLASAAEPGAENAVTGTHVLHASDSDDEVRAVVRFVRSRLADGVPGHRIGVYYPSPDPYLRLLHRAFAEAGIAVHGPSDTGLGRSAAGRTLVRLLGLDADRMPRAELLSIVAEGAITAFDDAGAIVSSRRLEILTRTRFPVIGAGDWDRLAEQLRAEPNALAESDRAAAAALLRLIRNLRTGLAAVDAARTWTESAEAVTGLVASLFRQNPDRAAVLAVLGSLGDLDTVAPAITRDRLVSAVASRLDPIRDRVGEEGAGVALGPIDDAVGRDLDTVCVVGMAEGLLPVLHKPDPLVPEGAVEPLSSEMLDERYRVLQMALAAGAERRMCSFPRGSMRGGGNRIPSRWLLPTLSRLATKTVHATRWQTDVDGCPGVTAVPSFVDGVLTPPAALGSDPATLTELRIRKLSTNGWLARADAPGLLARAHEMRQDRRRGRFTRFTGNVSSAAELLTVLDHPLSPTRLEDWAQSPYLFFLSTVLRVRTLDDPAMDIDMDLRDYGNLVHAILQRYISDRRETGSGPDRDLLMRALRSECEVAIATSPGLVASLWRRREILLAAELDRWFAEDEADFETGWHPEATELEFGRRDADGPVVEIPFEVTTSRGTTSLFLSGSIDRLDKRAGALRVTDYKTGKPPGQDDRPTEDDPTISGTRFQLPLYAAAAETAGDLPVREVRYWYCTERGEFERISLGVSVEVMDKVREDVGNLVDALQRGWFPLRGGRGSSRDLANLIGGAELDQAWTELSTREPLASHPAFTGLVAVDPTENESETSS from the coding sequence GTGACCGCAGCCCAGGTTCGTCCCAACGCCCTCGCCGCCGAGGTGCACCGCCTCCGCGGCACCGACCCCCTCGGCCGCATCACCGTCCTCGTGCCCTCGTTCGGGGCGGCCAGGGACCTCGTCCGGGCGTTGGCGCTCAGCGGCGGGGCGGTCAACGTGGCGGTGCGGACCGCCTCCCAGGTGATCAGCGAGCTCTCGGCTCCCGTGCTCGCTCCGAGAGCCGCGCTCCCGTTCCAGCTCCTGGCCGCAGCCGTCGAGAAGGCGTTGGACACCGACCCGGGGCACCTCGAGACGGTGGCATCCGAGCCCGTCACCGGGCAGGCGGTCGCCCAGGCCTGCCAGCGGCTGGGAACCGTCGAACCGGGGTCCGTCATCGCGGAGACCCGCCTGCACTCGGAGGTCCTCCGGTTGGCCGACGAGGCCCACGCCATGACCGGCGCCGCCTACTACACACCGTTCGAGGCCGTGTCCGTCGCACTGGGGCGTCTGGACGAGCTGGGCCGTATCGTCCTCGCCGCACCGTTGCGCGGCACGCAGGCCGAGCGCAGGCTCCGGGCCGCTCTGGAACAGCGGGGTATCTCCCCCCTACCCGGCACCGGGTCCGACCATCTCGCCTCCGCTGCGGAACCCGGTGCCGAGAACGCGGTCACCGGCACCCACGTGCTCCACGCGTCGGACTCCGATGACGAGGTGAGGGCAGTGGTCCGCTTCGTCCGGTCGCGCCTCGCGGACGGGGTCCCCGGCCACCGGATCGGTGTCTACTACCCGTCGCCGGATCCCTACCTGCGTCTCCTCCACCGGGCGTTCGCCGAAGCCGGGATCGCCGTCCACGGCCCCTCCGACACGGGTCTCGGCCGTTCCGCCGCCGGCCGCACCCTCGTACGGCTGCTGGGCCTGGACGCCGACCGGATGCCCCGCGCCGAGCTCCTCTCGATCGTGGCCGAGGGCGCGATCACGGCGTTCGATGACGCGGGCGCGATCGTCTCCTCCCGGCGGCTGGAGATCCTCACCCGGACGCGATTCCCCGTCATCGGTGCCGGCGACTGGGACCGACTGGCAGAGCAGCTGCGGGCCGAGCCGAACGCCCTCGCCGAGTCCGATCGGGCCGCAGCTGCCGCTCTGCTGCGACTGATCCGGAACCTTCGTACCGGACTCGCCGCCGTCGACGCCGCGCGTACCTGGACGGAGTCCGCGGAGGCCGTCACCGGCCTGGTCGCGTCGCTGTTCCGCCAGAACCCCGACCGGGCCGCCGTCCTCGCTGTCCTCGGTTCCCTCGGTGATCTGGACACCGTCGCACCCGCGATCACCCGGGATCGCCTCGTGAGCGCGGTCGCGTCCCGGCTGGACCCGATCCGTGACCGGGTCGGCGAGGAGGGAGCCGGGGTCGCCCTGGGGCCGATCGACGACGCCGTCGGCCGCGACCTGGACACCGTGTGCGTCGTGGGTATGGCGGAGGGCCTGCTCCCCGTCCTGCACAAGCCCGACCCGCTCGTACCCGAGGGCGCGGTCGAGCCCCTGTCCTCCGAGATGCTCGACGAGCGGTACCGGGTTCTCCAGATGGCTCTGGCCGCCGGCGCCGAGCGCCGGATGTGTTCGTTCCCCCGGGGGTCGATGCGAGGAGGCGGCAACCGGATCCCGTCCCGCTGGCTGCTGCCCACCCTGTCCCGACTCGCCACGAAGACCGTTCATGCCACCAGGTGGCAGACGGACGTCGACGGATGCCCGGGTGTCACCGCGGTGCCGTCGTTCGTCGACGGGGTGCTCACCCCTCCGGCCGCCCTCGGTTCGGACCCGGCCACCCTCACCGAACTGCGGATCCGGAAACTCTCCACCAACGGGTGGCTGGCCCGGGCCGACGCCCCCGGGTTGCTCGCCCGCGCCCACGAGATGCGTCAGGACCGTCGGCGGGGGCGTTTCACGCGGTTCACCGGGAACGTCTCGTCTGCTGCCGAACTGCTCACCGTCCTCGACCATCCCCTGTCGCCGACCAGGTTGGAGGACTGGGCACAGAGCCCCTATCTGTTCTTCCTCTCCACGGTACTGCGGGTCCGGACCCTCGATGATCCGGCGATGGACATCGATATGGACCTCCGTGACTACGGCAATCTCGTGCACGCGATCCTCCAGCGCTACATCTCCGATCGACGCGAGACCGGGTCCGGACCCGACCGCGACCTGCTGATGAGAGCACTGCGCAGTGAATGCGAGGTCGCGATCGCGACCTCGCCCGGCCTCGTCGCCTCACTGTGGCGCCGGCGGGAGATCCTGCTCGCAGCCGAACTCGACCGGTGGTTCGCCGAGGACGAGGCGGATTTCGAGACCGGGTGGCACCCGGAAGCGACCGAACTCGAATTCGGGCGTCGGGACGCCGATGGCCCGGTCGTCGAGATCCCGTTCGAGGTGACCACCTCCCGGGGGACGACATCATTGTTCCTCTCCGGGTCCATCGACCGGCTCGATAAGCGGGCGGGCGCACTGCGGGTCACGGACTACAAGACCGGTAAGCCCCCCGGGCAGGACGACCGGCCGACAGAGGACGATCCCACCATCTCCGGCACGCGATTCCAGCTACCGCTCTACGCCGCCGCAGCAGAGACGGCCGGCGATCTGCCGGTCCGCGAGGTGCGGTACTGGTATTGCACCGAGCGCGGGGAGTTCGAGCGGATCTCCCTCGGCGTCTCCGTCGAGGTGATGGACAAGGTCCGCGAGGACGTGGGCAATCTGGTGGACGCCCTCCAGCGGGGATGGTTCCCGCTCCGGGGTGGCCGTGGTTCGTCCCGCGACCTGGCGAACCTCATCGGAGGTGCGGAACTCGACCAGGCCTGGACGGAACTGTCCACCCGCGAGCCGCTCGCGTCCCACCCCGCGTTCACCGGCCTCGTCGCCGTCGACCCGACCGAGAACGAATCGGAGACCTCCTCATGA
- a CDS encoding exodeoxyribonuclease V subunit beta produces the protein MSHFPDEAARLRVQSDTSATLFVEAGAGTGKTHALVERLSTLLLNDAVRVEQIAAITFTEKAAAELRDRLRVKLVEERADGEHRADAALAGLDTAAIGTLHSFALRLLSENPLEAGIPPRVTVQQDTAEAAAVEAMWQECATLLFGSGPSAARSGNLARAVDDMLDAGVSPTAFREVVEALHRDWDRLPTDPLYTGAVELPVSPDLAKVIDAVGSIVGWRDSCQDETDKLYAVLGEHEAWLANLQDATTDPSASPSWMELLRQQVKVGNVGKGASWGGADVVKGIKEEIKQLHGVCNALLAEHWRPRIAVVLDVLIPVVRRHAADRQRHGTLQFHDQLVLARELLRNPTVRERVRERYRRILIDEFQDTDPIQLDIAELLTTAADGSGPEPGRLFTVGDPKQSIYRFRRADIGTYLRARGSSGSGVEVERLSTNFRCSRPVLNWVNDVFSEVLTPSDGVQPEYRDLEPAPTRPRYNPAHGPAPFVFRTADVPEHCPPDSKETTERQWTEASDVARVIATAIREGWTHESKDGQQTPLRLGDIAILLPSRGSLRMLETCLDHAGIDYRAEASSIVYGTPEIRDLLLAVRALANTADEASLVGALRSPLFGCGDDDLLRWRAAGGTWAPGAPAPSGLATSPVAEAMDYLSALPRDTRRPGELLEKLVHDRMVFESVAESPRRHDLWRRIRFVIEHAWQWEESAADPSRADLREYADWALTLTAEDARVPEPAIPEIGVDAVRITTIHASKGLEYPMVIVAGMSRGWPTNQGRLLWTDDQPALPAVSFSAAVRDPAFTTAADLEKQHARAERIRLLYVATTRAESRLAVSGHGYILNKSGKPKADVWGALLGSVVEDADAPPLIDYGENLLEPAPAPAVDVPEESAWTERSRQISARSAERAGWSATRIVHPDAAAGPVGTDDDARDDEAREPRPLPELLASALRDRFGPAPTRPEELPPAPRGTPLASGPDVGTAVHHLAEHTDLSRLLGPTADPVSAIADWERWAADQLVALGSGGGLRGSRNPEAVAEMVSVARTALTSEPVRRAAARTHWAELPVAGPLSTADGTTVAVDGVVDLVMEEADGSLTIIDYKTDVAVTVGTVDEYLLQLCAYAELLGGSVGRSVGRIELVFCRGARPTVVARDLG, from the coding sequence ATGAGCCACTTCCCCGACGAGGCCGCCCGTCTCCGCGTGCAGTCGGACACCTCCGCGACCCTGTTCGTGGAGGCCGGCGCCGGCACCGGCAAGACCCACGCGCTGGTCGAGCGCCTCAGCACCCTCCTGCTGAACGACGCCGTGCGCGTCGAACAGATCGCCGCGATCACCTTCACCGAGAAGGCGGCCGCCGAGCTCCGCGACCGCCTCCGCGTGAAGCTGGTCGAAGAGCGCGCGGACGGCGAACACCGCGCCGATGCCGCCCTCGCAGGACTCGACACCGCCGCCATCGGCACGTTGCACTCCTTCGCCCTGCGACTGCTCTCGGAGAATCCCCTCGAGGCGGGGATCCCGCCGAGGGTCACCGTCCAGCAGGACACCGCCGAGGCCGCCGCCGTGGAAGCCATGTGGCAGGAGTGCGCGACCCTCCTGTTCGGGAGCGGCCCGTCCGCCGCCCGGTCGGGCAACCTGGCGCGAGCCGTCGACGACATGCTCGACGCGGGCGTGAGCCCCACCGCCTTCCGCGAGGTCGTCGAGGCCCTGCACCGGGACTGGGACCGCCTGCCCACCGATCCGCTGTACACCGGGGCCGTCGAACTACCCGTCTCCCCTGACCTGGCGAAGGTCATCGACGCCGTCGGGTCGATCGTCGGGTGGCGGGACTCCTGTCAGGACGAGACGGACAAGCTCTACGCCGTCCTCGGCGAGCACGAAGCCTGGCTGGCGAACCTGCAGGACGCTACGACGGACCCGTCCGCGTCACCCTCATGGATGGAGCTGCTGAGGCAGCAGGTCAAAGTCGGCAACGTCGGCAAGGGCGCCAGCTGGGGCGGCGCCGACGTGGTCAAGGGCATCAAGGAGGAGATCAAGCAACTCCACGGTGTCTGCAACGCGCTCCTCGCAGAGCATTGGCGCCCACGCATCGCCGTCGTGCTCGACGTCCTCATCCCGGTGGTTCGCCGGCACGCCGCCGACCGGCAGCGTCACGGCACGCTGCAGTTCCACGACCAGCTCGTCCTGGCGCGCGAACTACTCCGGAACCCGACGGTCCGCGAGCGGGTCCGGGAGCGCTACCGGCGGATCCTCATCGATGAGTTCCAGGACACCGACCCCATCCAGTTGGACATCGCCGAGCTCCTCACCACCGCAGCCGACGGTTCCGGCCCCGAGCCCGGCCGTCTCTTCACCGTCGGGGACCCCAAGCAGTCCATCTACCGGTTCCGCCGCGCGGACATCGGCACCTACCTCCGGGCTCGGGGCAGCAGCGGGTCCGGTGTCGAGGTCGAGCGGTTGAGCACCAATTTCCGGTGTTCGCGCCCCGTCCTGAACTGGGTCAACGACGTGTTCTCCGAGGTGCTCACCCCCTCGGACGGCGTCCAACCCGAGTACCGCGACCTCGAACCCGCACCGACGAGGCCGCGGTACAACCCCGCCCACGGTCCGGCTCCGTTCGTCTTCCGCACCGCGGATGTTCCGGAACACTGCCCACCCGACTCGAAGGAGACCACCGAGCGCCAGTGGACCGAGGCCTCCGATGTGGCGAGGGTCATCGCCACCGCCATCAGGGAGGGCTGGACCCACGAATCGAAGGACGGACAGCAGACCCCGCTACGACTGGGCGACATCGCGATTCTGCTCCCGTCGCGCGGGTCGCTGCGCATGCTCGAGACCTGCCTGGACCACGCCGGGATCGACTACCGCGCCGAAGCGTCCTCGATCGTCTACGGGACACCCGAGATCCGCGACCTCCTCCTGGCCGTGCGCGCCCTGGCCAATACCGCCGACGAAGCCTCCCTCGTGGGTGCGCTGAGGTCTCCCCTGTTCGGCTGCGGTGACGACGACCTCCTACGCTGGCGCGCCGCCGGCGGCACCTGGGCTCCCGGCGCACCGGCACCGTCGGGCCTCGCGACGTCCCCCGTCGCGGAGGCGATGGACTACCTCTCCGCGCTGCCCCGCGACACCCGTCGCCCCGGCGAGCTACTGGAGAAGCTCGTTCACGACCGCATGGTCTTCGAATCGGTCGCCGAATCCCCCCGCAGGCACGACCTGTGGCGACGGATCCGGTTCGTGATCGAGCACGCCTGGCAGTGGGAGGAGTCCGCCGCCGACCCCTCTCGGGCCGACCTGCGCGAGTACGCCGACTGGGCGTTGACACTGACCGCCGAGGACGCGCGCGTCCCCGAGCCCGCCATCCCGGAGATCGGGGTGGACGCCGTCCGCATCACCACCATCCACGCGTCCAAGGGTCTGGAGTACCCGATGGTCATCGTGGCCGGGATGAGTCGGGGCTGGCCGACCAACCAGGGCCGGCTCCTGTGGACCGACGATCAGCCCGCCCTACCCGCGGTCTCCTTCTCCGCTGCCGTCCGCGACCCCGCGTTCACCACCGCAGCCGACCTGGAGAAGCAGCACGCCCGCGCCGAGCGCATCCGCCTGCTCTATGTCGCCACGACCCGCGCGGAGAGCCGCCTCGCCGTCTCCGGCCACGGCTACATCCTCAACAAGAGCGGCAAACCCAAGGCCGACGTCTGGGGTGCCCTCCTCGGATCGGTGGTCGAGGACGCCGATGCTCCCCCTCTGATCGACTACGGCGAGAACCTGCTCGAGCCCGCCCCCGCGCCCGCCGTCGACGTGCCAGAGGAATCGGCGTGGACCGAACGCAGCCGACAGATCTCGGCGAGGTCCGCCGAGCGCGCCGGCTGGTCGGCGACCCGGATCGTGCACCCGGACGCCGCTGCCGGGCCCGTCGGAACCGATGACGACGCCCGCGACGACGAGGCTCGGGAACCGCGCCCGCTTCCCGAACTGCTGGCCTCCGCGCTGCGCGATCGGTTCGGACCCGCCCCGACACGGCCGGAGGAGCTCCCTCCCGCACCGCGGGGCACCCCGCTGGCCTCCGGACCCGACGTCGGCACCGCCGTGCATCACCTCGCCGAGCACACCGACCTCAGTCGACTGCTCGGACCGACCGCTGACCCCGTCTCCGCGATCGCGGATTGGGAACGGTGGGCGGCCGACCAACTGGTGGCCCTCGGGTCGGGAGGCGGGCTTCGCGGGAGCCGCAACCCCGAAGCCGTCGCGGAGATGGTCTCCGTCGCGAGAACTGCCCTGACCTCCGAGCCCGTCCGACGCGCGGCGGCCCGGACCCACTGGGCTGAGCTGCCCGTGGCGGGTCCGCTCAGCACCGCCGATGGGACGACGGTGGCGGTGGACGGGGTCGTCGACCTCGTGATGGAGGAAGCCGACGGCTCGTTGACGATCATCGACTACAAGACCGACGTCGCCGTCACCGTCGGCACCGTCGACGAGTACCTACTCCAGCTGTGCGCCTACGCCGAGCTGCTCGGTGGCTCCGTCGGCAGATCGGTGGGGCGGATCGAGCTGGTCTTCTGCCGCGGGGCCCGCCCGACGGTGGTGGCCCGCGACCTGGGCTGA